The sequence AAGCACATGTCGAACATGTAGATGTTTCCAATACTCTAGTTCAAAGAATATGGATTTTCTTTTCCAACATGATTTTGTTTCCAACTCCTTGCGCTGAAGCTTCCCACTCATTTTTCCCGCACGATAGTTAATCTTATCAACTCTTTCCAACACTTCAAGCCCAGTTAATGGTTTTGGTGCGGGGTTAAACTCTTGTTTCCCATTAAAAGCTTTTTTTTGCCTTCGGTAAGGATGATTTCTAGGAAGAAACCTTCGATGACCTGTATATGACATTTTTCTACTATGCTTCAACCTGGTCGAATATGTTTCTTCCCCACAGATAGGGCATGCTTGATATCCTTTCACAACACAACCTGACATGTTCCCATAAGCAGGAAAATCATTGATTGTCCATAGTAAGACAGCTCTGAGCGAGAAATATTCTTTCCGATATGCATCATATGCATCAACACCTATCTCCCATAAACATTTTAAGTCATCAACTAGAGGTGCTAAATAAACGTCAATATCATTTCCAGGTTGTTTGGGTCCAGAAATCAATAAAGTCAGCATCATAAATTTTCTCTTCATACACAACCATGGAGGAAGGTTGTAAGTGATCATCACAACTGGCCAACAGCTATATGCAGAACTCATCAAACTATGGGGATTGATCCCATCTGCTGATATGGCCAATCTAAGATTTCTTGACTCCGATGCAAAATCCGGCCATTTGTGATCCACTACTTTCCAAGCCGGCGAATCAGCTGGATGACGCAAGTATCCATCACaaattcttttatcagcatgcCAAGTTAACTCTTTAGACACCTCTTTGTTCCGAAATAATCTTTGAAATCTAGGAATAGGTGGGAAGTACCAAAGAACCTTTGCAGGAGTACCTTCATTCACCACAGAATTATTACCCAACTTCCACCTAGACATACCGCAAATAGGACAATTGGACAAGTCCTCAAACTCTTTCCGGTACAAGATACAATCATTAGGGCAAGCATGtattttcacataattcattccTAATGCACTGAAGCTTTTCTTTGCATCATAGTAGGATAAAGGCAATTCATTGTGATCAGGAAGCATTTCTCCTAACAAACTTAGCAAGTCAGTGAAACTTTTATCGCTCCAACTATATTTTgctttcaaattaaataatttcacaaGTGCTGTTAACTTTGTAAATTTTGTGCATCCAGAGTATAAAGGTTTCTCGGCATCTTCAAGTATCTTATGAAATTGGCTTGGATTCTCAGCATAGCTATCATATGCATCATGTACCATATCTATAGTTTCCTCGGCAAAATATTTGTGTTCATCTGGTCCTACTTGATCACTATCATTCATTGGATTCTTGACCGTAGATCTTTTCCCGTGCCAAATCCATGTATGATATGTTAAATCCATGCCATTAGAACACAAATGTGCCCTTATAGTGCGAACATCTTTCATCTGTAGATTACCACATCTTGTGCAGGGGCAAGGTATTTCATTTGGATCGTTGGCATTTTGCATTGCAAATTGCAGAAAAGAGTCTACCCCAACCTCATATTCATGTGATAATCTGTTCTTTGACATCCAAGCTTTGTCCATTACTCATACAAATAAGCAACCAGCACTGAGTCTAATCCttcaaaacttaaaaaaaattaatcaatgtTTTATCATTCTATTTTGTTGAAGAAATATACCAGTTAACACTAGTTTCTAATCTTTATAATAAAATCCTTAAATATTGATCTAATCCACCAATCAACGGACTATGGAAAAATAAGGAAAGAACTAATTCTACTAATGTCCAATATTTGAGTGAAAAGGAGCGAATTTctcagaaaaataaattttatgatttGATATTTAACCTAGAACATAATGAAAAATTGTGAAAAGAATTCAATGGCAAAGAAAACAGTAACAAAATAGAACCACTTTTTGATGttcatatttcaaaaatcaaaaataagaaATGAAGAAGAGGATTGTCTTACCAGCAGTATACCACAGACAAGATTCACAGATCAGTTCCCATCCACAGAGATATTGGCACTGAAGTTATCTAACACAGCTGGAAATAATCCTGTATCAATTTAGAACACGCACCATTATGGCCAAGAAAACACACAGAGAAGTATGAACATTTTTTATGAAAAGTATTGGTTGCCAAGAAAACATTACTTGATGGGCAGAATTTACGGTTGTTCTAGTTATTAATCTTTTTTAAAGTACTATAAATCACTTCCAAGAGGAAAATCTATTATATCTCATATTTATGAACCATATatgattataattaattattaatgcaTGGCACAGCCATCGGCCATGGCACATGCTTTGCATAAAAATCGCTGAATTACTGCACCTTGAGCCTAGGTGTGGATGGCTTCTAAACCCATTGATCTTGCAGAcatgaaacaataaaaattaataaaacatattAAAGATGACATTACCTAACCTCACCAGTGTAAGCACCCCCTTTCTTAACCCAACAGTTCTGAGCAGCGACTTGAAAATCATGTCAAAGGAGATTTTTTACGACAGGAAGAAAAACAAGAGGGCTTACAACCACCTCTGTAGGGCAAAACATCAATGTGACTCCAGCAAGTAATAACATGAAAATCTAATTTGCATGATTGCATAACAGAAAGTGCTTAAGCTAAAAAACcaaaaagaaagcatttgaagttgctagaaatggacgtcctaATATTATTGGAATTTCATTATTAAACTAATCATATGCTGGTTCAATCTCTAGGAATAGTTCcacaaaacaattttaaattcaaatatgagtGGCCCAAGCTCATATACAGGAAATTGTATTCAAAATCAAGAATGGAAACTTTAGGTAGTTCAAGGGCACAACAGAACACTATTCTTGGTCTTTGTTGTATACACTATACAAGTTTCTCAAcagaaaaatattaatctctTGCTTTCAGAGATAAATATGCAAGGTTTATGGAGCTTGAATCCTCAACATTAAGACTTAGAAGAACGTAGGGAACAGAATACTCATGCAAGGTCATGTCATAAATTGCTGTTACTTAAGCTTTCATCTAATTTCTTCTACATCCTGAATTCCGTCATATAGCCAACTGCGAGCCCCCATGAAGTACGGTTAAAGAGAGAGTAGCTGTGCACATATACTGACCCACAACATCTTCAGATGGAACTTCAGCAGCATTTAGCGTTGAAACTATCTTCTTCACT comes from Henckelia pumila isolate YLH828 chromosome 4, ASM3356847v2, whole genome shotgun sequence and encodes:
- the LOC140862450 gene encoding uncharacterized protein; the protein is MDKAWMSKNRLSHEYEVGVDSFLQFAMQNANDPNEIPCPCTRCGNLQMKDVRTIRAHLCSNGMDLTYHTWIWHGKRSTVKNPMNDSDQVGPDEHKYFAEETIDMVHDAYDSYAENPSQFHKILEDAEKPLYSGCTKFTKLTALVKLFNLKAKYSWSDKSFTDLLSLLGEMLPDHNELPLSYYDAKKSFSALGMNYVKIHACPNDCILYRKEFEDLSNCPICGMSRWKLGNNSVVNEGTPAKVLWYFPPIPRFQRLFRNKEVSKELTWHADKRICDGYLRHPADSPAWKVVDHKWPDFASESRNLRLAISADGINPHSLMSSAYSCWPVVMITYNLPPWLCMKRKFMMLTLLISGPKQPGNDIDVYLAPLVDDLKCLWEIGVDAYDAYRKEYFSLRAVLLWTINDFPAYGNMSGCVVKGYQACPICGEETYSTRLKHSRKMSYTGHRRFLPRNHPYRRQKKAFNGKQEFNPAPKPLTGLEVLERVDKINYRAGKMSGKLQRKELETKSCWKRKSIFFELEYWKHLHVRHVLDVMHIEKNVCESLIGTLLNVPGKTKDGVAARLDLVEMNVRTDLAPKMEENRTFLPAACFTLSRTEKRKLCNSLFGMKVPTGYSSNVKNLVSMKDLKLVGLKSHDYHTLMQQLFPIAIRDVLTKHVRDTIIRLCGFFNVLCNKVIDVSKLDGLQREIVTLLCMLEKYFPPSFFDIMVHLTVHLVREVAEEAVEFCSDYMSNVHTIGIPTRHRQLQLTRPLSGAVVYSTSLDELHQAHRYVLENDVDVDPYIEEHMTFLNEKFPNKAKSKKWLQDEHNRAFANWLRDRVGSGVGHSTCQISERLKWIARGPSNQVLKYSSYLIDGVTYHTKECDDRRVVQNSGVSLIAKTMQVASAKDKHPVVSDMIFFGVIQEIWVLDYHKYQVPMFKCNWVENNNGIKVDDLGFTLVNLKRVGFKSDSFILASQAKQVFYIEDPQDPTWHVVLTTPTKEYIEFISEDVLENSVIHYQSFTRGFLPMEPLDVDEKDENEPPCIREDCDGTWVDNA